In Hydractinia symbiolongicarpus strain clone_291-10 chromosome 15, HSymV2.1, whole genome shotgun sequence, one DNA window encodes the following:
- the LOC130628742 gene encoding uncharacterized protein LOC130628742 yields the protein MAPSLRKSSSSVDGILDGDSKDEIRIEELKSRNMVEDKAWTYLTLKRIAFLLFCFASIISYFLDLPFYAFVLVAVLLFVPTFSFFLGVNNFIYTLTERRNLVSKIDHYVKILDNDVKREHSGHFIPIRDLYELYAEGKIDFKGDVLDCLEHRDEYVTYRLQWWHLKFFLTKFVPEMLHFKKQDKEQVCDHYDRGNDFYESFLGPLMIYTSGIQYTGNESLEEMQENKMEAVCKKILLRKNDTHLDIGCGWGTLVNYAAEKYGSSSTGVTIAQNQIEWATKKAKDMKLDIPSTFLCMDYRDIPKRKYDKITCLEMAEHVGVRLFPTFLSQVSDMLEEDGVFFLQIAGLRRAWQWEDFFWGFFMDTYIFPGADASLPLTFPVAQLEAAGFEVQSVETIGIHYSETIKRWYYNWVKSDTKEKMIQSYGKRLYRVWEIFLAWSTIIARQGNSTCYQIVAHKNRNGFDRRRFYLKEAEKA from the exons ATGGCTCCTAGTTTGAGGAAATCGTCATCTTCTGTGGACGGCATTTTGGATGGGGATTCGAAGGATGAAATCAGAATAGAAGAACTGAAATCAAGAAATATGGTCGAAGATAAAGCATGGACATACCTAACTTTAAAGAGAATTGCTTTTCTTCTCTTTTGTTTTGCCTCGattatttcatattttctcGATTTACCATTTTATGCATTTGTACTGGTCGCAGTATTATTATTCGTGCCTACATTTAGTTTCTTCTTAGGAgtcaataattttatttatactttGACCGAGCGTCGCAATCTGGTCAGCAAAATTGATCATTATGTAAAGATTTTAGACAACGATGTGAAACGTGAACATAGTGGACATTTTATTCCGATAAGAGATTTATACGAACTATACGcagagggaaagattgattttaaaGGTGATGTCTTAGACTGTTTAGAACACAGAGACGAGTATGTTACGTACAGGCTTCAATGGTGGCACTTGaaatttttcttaacaaaatttgTACCGGAAATGTTGCATTTTAAAAAGCAAGACAAAGAGCAGGTGTGTGATCACTACGACCGCGGAAACGACTTCTACGAAAGCTTTCTCGGACCGTTAATGATATACACGAGTGGTATTCAGTACACCGGAAATGAATCTTTGGAAGAAATGCAAGAAAATAAAATGGAGGCTGTCTGTAAGAAA ATTCTGCTTCGAAAAAACGACACACATTTGGATATTGGTTGTGGTTGGGGCACCTTAGTAAATTATGCAGCTGAAAAATATGGTTCATCTAGTACTGGTGTAACCATTGCACAAAATCAG ATCGAGTGGGCGACAAAAAAAGCTAAAGACATGAAGCTGGACATCCCGAGTACATTTCTCTGTATGGATTATCGAGACATTCCGAAACGAAAGTATGACAAAATAACATGTCTCGAAATGGCCGAACATGTCGGGGTCCGATTATTTCCGACCTTTTTGTCTCAAGTGTCGGATATGTTGGAAGAAGACGGTGTTTTCTTTTTGCAAATTGCTGGGCTTCGACGAGCGTGGCAGTGGGAGGATTTCTTTTGGGGATTCTTCATGGACACCTACATATTTCCAGGAGCAGATGCTAGCCTCCCATTAACGTTTCCAGTAGCGCAACTAGAAGCAGCTGGCTTCGAAGTTCAATCCGTCGAAACTATCGGGATACATTATTCGGAGACAATCAAGCGTTGGTATTACAACTGGGTGAAATCGGACACCAAAGAAAAGATGATCCAAAGTTACGGCAAACGACTGTATCGCGTGTGGGAGATTTTTTTGGCTTGGAGTACGATTATCGCGCGTCAAGGAAATTCAACATGTTACCAAATTGTCGCCCATAAAAATCGGAATGGGTTTGATAGAAGAAGGTTTTACCTGAAAGAAGCGGAGAAAGCATGA
- the LOC130628748 gene encoding uncharacterized protein LOC130628748 has product MTDTSVKIEVVESYLAEQADEIGDVRASKNKKELNVALQENNISTNQACTNANPTKNLIRENGICIEQNNMRNSDVCINEGENAEQRDDTRSLDSFNDSLNNTPLHIGQSKTLDTLYFSNQGTCDEEQYNSVLLLCANHVKRISNLPVTDNLSILTNDSVVVSNNDSNCEIIISEEIADRTRNEIIFSNKDISTYNSSFLKVSGSDNACHSSTIDDSLPPSYKSLVENILIDSPPDYETVTGVHVNIEEVLKEKVAKRRNGRNMRSEHTRSCSEFGQLPKYFLCGAALLLLGFVIIFTQISLS; this is encoded by the exons atgacTGACACCTCTGTTAAAATAGAAGTTGTTGAAAGTTACCTTGCTGAGCAAGCAGATGAAATTGGAGATGTTAGAgcaagcaaaaacaaaaaagaacttAATGTTGCGCTGCAAGAAAACAATATTTCCACTAACCAAGCATGTACCAATGCAAATCCTACCAAAAATTTAATTCGAGAAAATGGAATTTGTATTGAACAAAACAATATGCGCAATTCAGATGTTTGTATCAACGAAGGAGAAAACGCAGAACAGAGAGATGATACGAGATCCTTAGATTCTTTTAATGACTCCTTAAATAACACTCCACTCCACATAGGACAATCTAAAACGCTCGATACCTTATATTTTTCTAATCAAGGCACCTGCGATGAAGAGCAATACAATTCAGTATTATTACTTTGTGCGAATCACGTTAAACGCATTTCCAATTTACCGGTCACCGATAATTTATCCATCTTAACAAATGACAGCGTTGTGGTCTCAAATAATGACAGTAATTGTGAAATTATTATATCAGAAGAAATAGCTGATAGAACTCGTAATGAGATAATATTCAGTAACAAAGATATCTCAACTTACAACAgttcatttttaaaagtctCAGGTTCAGATAACGCTTGTCATTCGTCTACTATCGATGACTCTTTACCTCCGTCTTATAAATCTCTTGTGGAAAACATTTTGATAGATTCCCCACCAGACTATGAAACAGTTACGGGGGTACATGTGAACATAGAAGag GTGTTGAAAGAGAAAGTAGCGAAGAGAAGAAATGGACGGAACATGAGAAGTGAACATACACGAAGCTGTTCAGAATTTGGTcagctaccaaaatattttctttgtggAGCTGCTCTCCTTCTTCTTGGTTTTGTCATCATTTTCACACAAATTTCTCTGTCATGA